A genomic window from Chloroflexia bacterium SDU3-3 includes:
- a CDS encoding arginase family protein codes for MLGGDCGIEVAAIPALHERYGASLGVLWVDAHADLNTPQSSPSATFHGMPLRVLLGEGDPAFTALAGRALAPEQVALVGVRDLDAPEQHYIQQHGIASIAGEELQARPGSPAELLLGRGCQHIYVHLDMDALEPTEFPFSAMPTAGGLPILAVAQMLEHLAQQHALVGLGLTEYASATGEGARQLAPILAHFLRLG; via the coding sequence TTGCTGGGCGGCGACTGCGGTATTGAGGTAGCCGCGATCCCGGCGTTGCACGAGCGCTACGGCGCTTCGCTGGGCGTGCTGTGGGTGGATGCCCACGCCGACCTCAACACCCCCCAGTCGTCGCCCAGCGCCACGTTCCACGGCATGCCGCTGCGGGTGCTGCTGGGCGAGGGCGACCCCGCGTTCACCGCGCTTGCGGGCCGGGCCTTGGCGCCCGAGCAGGTGGCGCTGGTGGGCGTGCGCGATCTGGATGCACCCGAGCAGCACTACATCCAGCAGCACGGCATCGCCAGCATCGCCGGGGAAGAGCTGCAGGCGCGGCCAGGCTCCCCCGCCGAGCTGCTGCTTGGCCGTGGCTGCCAGCACATCTATGTCCACCTCGACATGGATGCGCTTGAGCCTACCGAGTTCCCCTTTAGCGCCATGCCGACCGCAGGCGGCCTGCCCATCCTCGCCGTCGCACAGATGCTTGAGCACCTGGCGCAGCAGCATGCCCTGGTGGGCCTCGGACTCACCGAGTATGCCTCGGCTACCGGCGAGGGGGCCAGGCAGCTGGCCCCGATCCTGGCGCATTTCCTTCGGCTTGGCTAG
- a CDS encoding iron-siderophore ABC transporter substrate-binding protein: MPALAAVLLSACGAPAATAPTAPASTAAAATTAATAAAAPAAATAAADVTAAPAEATAAPATAAADTAAAFPVTIKHKFGSTTITAEPKRIVTVGLTDHDALLALGIVPVGVTEWFGNYPSATWPWAQDELGDAKPEVVGTSAEGVSFEKIAALKPDLILALYSGVTEDQYKLLAQIAPTVAQPGEYVDYGISWQELTDTVGKAVGKEAQAQALIKGVEDKFAAVRAEHPEFAGKSALVATPYQGIWVYGPQDPRGRFLTLLGFTLPEDLGSITGAEFGGNLSMEKVDLLNVDALIWLDAKQGEGPLAEEVYAKLPVHSEGREVLLSSESPLGGATSFVSVLSLPYLLDGITPMLSAAVDGKTDTAVPTAAANN, translated from the coding sequence ATGCCCGCGCTCGCCGCCGTGCTGCTGAGCGCCTGCGGTGCACCCGCAGCAACAGCCCCCACAGCCCCAGCGAGCACCGCAGCCGCTGCCACCACCGCCGCCACCGCTGCTGCAGCACCGGCAGCCGCCACCGCCGCCGCCGATGTCACCGCTGCACCCGCCGAGGCGACCGCCGCACCTGCCACAGCAGCGGCAGATACCGCCGCAGCATTCCCCGTGACCATCAAGCATAAGTTTGGCAGCACCACCATCACCGCCGAGCCAAAGCGGATTGTCACCGTGGGCCTGACCGATCACGATGCGCTGCTGGCGCTGGGGATCGTGCCGGTGGGCGTGACCGAGTGGTTTGGCAACTACCCCTCGGCCACATGGCCCTGGGCGCAGGATGAGCTTGGCGACGCTAAGCCCGAGGTGGTCGGCACCTCCGCCGAGGGCGTCAGCTTCGAGAAGATCGCCGCGCTCAAGCCCGACCTTATCCTCGCGCTCTACTCCGGCGTCACCGAGGATCAGTACAAGCTGCTGGCCCAGATCGCCCCGACTGTGGCCCAGCCCGGCGAGTATGTAGACTACGGCATCTCCTGGCAGGAGCTGACCGACACCGTTGGCAAGGCGGTGGGTAAAGAGGCCCAGGCCCAGGCGCTGATCAAGGGCGTGGAGGATAAGTTCGCCGCCGTGCGCGCCGAGCACCCCGAGTTCGCGGGCAAGAGCGCGCTGGTGGCCACGCCCTACCAGGGCATCTGGGTCTACGGGCCGCAAGATCCGCGTGGGCGATTCCTGACCCTGCTCGGCTTTACGCTACCCGAGGATCTTGGCAGCATCACCGGGGCCGAGTTCGGCGGCAACCTGAGCATGGAGAAGGTCGATCTGCTCAACGTGGATGCGCTGATCTGGCTGGACGCCAAGCAGGGCGAAGGCCCGCTGGCCGAGGAGGTTTACGCCAAGCTGCCGGTGCACAGCGAGGGCCGCGAGGTGCTGCTGAGCAGCGAGTCGCCGCTGGGTGGCGCTACCTCGTTTGTGAGCGTGCTGAGCCTGCCCTACCTGCTCGACGGTATCACGCCCATGCTCTCGGCAGCTGTCGATGGCAAGACCGATACCGCAGTGCCGACCGCTGCTGCGAACAACTAG
- a CDS encoding tetratricopeptide repeat protein, protein MNPSQADLAALRERGVAALRGGDTAQARALLFQVLQAAPHDPVAWLWLSGAVETDGERRYCLEQVLHADAGNVAAQRGLAKLPLVPARSPLPAPAAPRPAPIAPTPPVSPAAAPRSVPVTPPPPLVQASTSSLSPPEPTAARLAARPDSPTPGTESTVDALRMAHGGGKAHGGGSSGRSNPLNVALWVISGLLLVGVLGLVVVLLVQPSLLSSIGGGGPTLAVAEPTLPSADAGSVTFGPPPSVSPTVAPAATAAQAATAAPFAAETTVPVATTDGTATTAVPTPTAAAAPISTTTPLPTAAPSSGDVFTNLIVAATQTAQALGAATPVPTAALSDADQVVANALLLERREADYQGALAGYDQAVALDPKNADAYYFRGDLKVLMAEDLKAGADDYKRGQQLDPESKRADYHMGRMLNYLGQTDAALESLEKAIKADPSYAEIYYTRALTYSNLEQWDASIKDATTALKLQPSFADALYLRGRAYDSAGDAASALEDYAQAIKLAPTFASPLQSRAILYKSQEKYQEAIADLDRAIKLRPKSAALYCSRGDAKLEIDEYNGALKDANTALSLDPTYYCAHFTKGVAHYHLGDYAAAISDYTRYLQHVPDDAAAYYNRGQSYRKQGQVSKATADWQKSIALYKQHGDAEEAQKVENALEELKNLGQ, encoded by the coding sequence ATGAACCCTTCTCAAGCCGATCTGGCCGCGCTGCGCGAGCGCGGCGTGGCCGCCCTACGCGGCGGCGATACAGCCCAGGCCCGCGCGCTGCTTTTCCAGGTGCTGCAGGCCGCGCCCCACGATCCGGTGGCCTGGCTCTGGCTCTCGGGCGCGGTGGAGACCGACGGCGAGCGCCGCTACTGCCTTGAGCAGGTGCTGCATGCCGATGCGGGGAACGTGGCGGCCCAGCGCGGCCTGGCCAAGCTGCCGCTGGTGCCCGCCCGCTCGCCGCTGCCTGCGCCCGCAGCCCCGCGCCCCGCGCCGATAGCCCCTACCCCCCCTGTGTCGCCAGCGGCGGCGCCCCGCTCTGTGCCCGTCACGCCACCCCCACCGCTCGTGCAAGCGTCTACGTCCTCGCTGTCGCCGCCCGAACCCACAGCCGCTCGGCTTGCAGCGCGCCCCGACTCGCCCACGCCCGGCACCGAGTCTACCGTCGATGCCTTGCGCATGGCGCATGGAGGAGGAAAGGCTCACGGCGGTGGCAGCTCGGGCCGCTCCAACCCGCTGAATGTGGCGCTATGGGTGATCAGCGGGCTGCTGCTGGTGGGCGTGCTTGGGCTGGTCGTTGTGCTGCTCGTGCAGCCGTCGCTCCTATCCAGCATAGGCGGCGGCGGGCCAACGCTCGCTGTGGCCGAGCCAACCCTGCCGAGCGCCGACGCTGGCTCGGTCACGTTTGGCCCGCCGCCCAGTGTCTCGCCTACCGTTGCCCCTGCCGCTACCGCCGCGCAGGCTGCCACGGCAGCTCCCTTTGCTGCTGAGACCACTGTGCCGGTCGCTACCACAGACGGTACTGCGACCACGGCAGTACCCACTCCCACGGCTGCGGCGGCCCCTATCTCCACCACCACGCCGCTGCCCACCGCCGCGCCGTCGAGCGGCGATGTTTTCACCAACCTGATCGTCGCGGCGACCCAGACAGCCCAGGCCCTAGGCGCGGCCACGCCGGTGCCTACCGCCGCGCTCTCCGATGCCGATCAGGTGGTGGCCAACGCGCTGCTGCTTGAGCGACGCGAGGCCGACTACCAGGGCGCGCTGGCCGGGTACGACCAGGCGGTGGCGCTCGACCCCAAGAACGCCGACGCCTACTATTTCCGTGGCGATCTCAAGGTGCTGATGGCCGAGGATCTGAAGGCGGGGGCCGATGACTACAAGCGCGGGCAGCAGCTCGATCCCGAATCCAAGCGCGCCGACTATCATATGGGCCGGATGTTGAACTATCTAGGCCAGACCGATGCCGCGCTGGAGAGTCTGGAGAAGGCTATCAAGGCTGATCCCAGCTATGCCGAGATCTACTATACGCGCGCGCTTACCTATAGTAATCTTGAGCAGTGGGATGCGTCGATCAAGGATGCCACCACGGCGCTGAAGCTGCAACCATCCTTTGCCGATGCGCTCTACCTGCGCGGGCGGGCCTATGACTCAGCTGGCGATGCCGCGAGCGCGCTGGAGGATTACGCCCAGGCGATCAAGCTCGCGCCCACGTTTGCCAGCCCGCTGCAGAGCCGAGCTATCCTCTACAAATCACAAGAGAAGTATCAGGAGGCGATCGCCGATCTGGATCGCGCCATCAAGCTGCGGCCCAAGAGCGCGGCGCTCTACTGCTCGCGTGGTGATGCGAAGCTGGAGATCGATGAGTACAATGGTGCGCTCAAAGATGCGAATACGGCCCTCTCGCTCGACCCGACCTACTACTGCGCCCATTTCACCAAGGGCGTGGCGCACTACCACCTAGGCGACTACGCGGCGGCGATCAGCGACTATACGCGCTACCTTCAGCACGTGCCGGATGACGCCGCCGCCTACTATAATCGCGGCCAGAGCTACCGCAAGCAGGGCCAGGTCTCCAAGGCGACCGCCGATTGGCAGAAGTCGATCGCGCTCTACAAGCAGCACGGCGATGCCGAGGAGGCCCAGAAGGTGGAGAACGCCCTGGAGGAGCTGAAAAACCTGGGACAGTGA